Within the Aythya fuligula isolate bAytFul2 chromosome 19, bAytFul2.pri, whole genome shotgun sequence genome, the region CCCTTGGATGCGGGGTGCTGGCAGGCCTCTGTGCGGAGGGTTGCTCCGTTGTCCTCCCCGGCTGGGTTTGGGGCAGCTCCGAGCGGCGGCACAGCCCCGTCCCGTGCTTGTGGGGCTCCACGGCCCCGCCGGCCCCATGGGGATCCCGCTGCAGACCTGGGgcggctgccagcagcagccgtgGGCTGACTCAGCCGGCCGGCACGCGGAGCCTGCACCGAGTCTGTGCGTCCCCGTTAACCCccgccttcctcccccctcGCTCAGCGCCTACCCCGACGAGCTCGGCCCCAAGCACTGGAGCGACAAACGCTACGAGAACCTCATGAGGCTCAAGCAGGAGGCTCTGAGCTACGCCCGGGAGCAGCGGGCGCATTACATCCTGGTAGGGCAGGAGGAGCACGGGGGGCACCGTGCATATAGGGCACAGGAGGAGTCGTGGCCGGCGGGCGTccctgcacctccagcccctgcatTGTGCCCCACAGTACGTGGACACGGACAGCATCCTGACCAACAACCAGACCCTCAAGTTCCTCATGGCGCAGAACAAGTCAGTGGTGGCCCCCATGCTGGACTCGCAGACCTTCTACTCCAACTTCTGGTGCGGGATAACGCCCCAGGTACGCCCCCGACACCCCCGGGGGGCCGCCCCGCTGCgtgccccgcgccccgccgccctcaGCGCGCTGTGCCGCAGGGCTACTACCGCCGGACGGCCGACTACTTCCCCACCAAGAACCGGCAGCGCCGGGGCTGCTTCGCCGTGCCCATGGTGTACGCCACCTTCCTGATCGACCTGCGGAAGGAGGCGGCGGCGCGCCTGGCCTTCTACCCGCCTCACCCCAACTACACCTGGGCCTTCGACGATATCATCGTCTTCGCCTACTCCTGCCAGGAGGCGGGTGAGGGATTGGGGAGGGTGAGAGAGAAGGGGTTCGGGGGCCGGGTTCTGTGGTGTTCACCCCCCTCTGCTGTGGTCCTGCAGGCGCTGAGGTCCACGTGTGCAACCAGCAGCGTTTTGGCTACATCAACGTCCCGGTGAAGGCCCACCAGACGCTGGAGGACGAGCGCGTCAACTTCGTGCATCTCACGCTGGAGGCCATGGGTGAGcgctgggggggtcccggtggcGCAGGGTGAGGGGTCCTGGTGCTGTCCCCATGTGGGGCTGTCAGCCCTGGGTCCCTGCCAGAGGGGTCTGGGCTCCATTGAAGGGATTTCCCATCTATTGGCAGTGGATGGCCCCCCCATGCAGCGCTCCAGGCACATTTCGGTCCCCCCCAAGCCTCTCACCAAAATGGGTTTTGACGAGGTAagtgcccagcagccccccccgtgcctcccctccatccctccttcACCACGTgctgctccccaccaccacaGCATTCAGCCGAGCCCCTGTCCCCACGGTGAtgtccccccccacaccccgtggggctctcctcttcctccccagatCTTCCTCATCAACCTGGTGCGGCGGCCGGACCGGCGGCAGCGGATGCTGGCGTCCCTGCGAGAGCTGGAGATCGCCGCGCACGTGGTGGACGCCGTGGACGGGAGGTGACCGTGCGGGGCCACCTCTGTcaccctggggagggggctgcattTTGGGGACACACACACCTCAGTAATGCGACCCCGTGCCTTGCAGCACCCTCAACAGCAGCGACATCAAGGTGCTGGGTGTGGACATGCTCCCGGAGTACTACGACCCCTTCTCCGGCCGCACGCTGACCAAGGGTGAAGTCGGCTGCTTCCTCAGCCATTACAGCATCTGGAAGGAGGTATGGGACCGGGTGGGGGACACCAGCACCGGGCAGGGACCCCGTGTGCAGCACTGGCTCTCTGGAGCCACGGGGAGAGGGTTTTTCCTGCAGGGTGAGCGGGCCCAGTACGGCCCAGTATGGCCCAGTGTGGTGCTGGGGTGTGTTCACAGCGCTGTGCCCTCCCTGCAGATCGTGTCCCGGGGCTTGGAGCGCTCGGTGGTGTTCGAGGACGACGTGCGCTTCGAGGTCTCCTTCCCGGCACGGCTGCGGCGCCtgatggaggagctggagggggcGCAGCAGGACTGGGACCTCATGTAGGTGCCGGGAGGGGACAACAAGGGGGGGACACACGGGGCTGGCTCTGACCGCTCGCCCTGCAGCTACCTGGGGAGGAAGCAGGTGAATGCGGAGGACGAGGCGCCCGTGGAGGGTGTGCGGAACCTGGTGGTGGCCGGGTACTCGTACTGGACGCTGGCCTACGCCATCTCCCACCGCGGGGCGCAGAAGCTGCTGGCCGCCGAGCCCCTCTCCAAAATGCTGCCGGTGGACGAGTTCCTGCCCATCATGTACGACAAGCACCCCAAGTAAGGAGCAGGGGGGGATTtcgggggggctgtggggccgtgCTGCTGTGGGAACATGTGTTTCTTCTCTGTCGTCACCGTCCCCCCTCCCTGTCCTCCCCCCGGCGTTGCTCATGCTGGAGGAAAACATCTGCAGCATGAGCTCATTCCCCCCCCAGCCGCCGCCTGGCCGCCAGCCGCTGGAAAATGGCCCTTGGCCAGCGTGGGGGGGTggcggggacggggctggggcacGGTGCTGGCCCCGCACGGGGGTCTCAGCCCCGTTGGGGGAACCTCCCTGCCCCACATCCCAGGCTGGGGGCagtggtggggtggggggaggcagTTGGGGGTCAGGGGGAGCACCGGGGGTGTCCCTGGGGAGACGGGGtgtgggaaaagcagagagcaggacATCAAAATGGAGAGATGTGAGGGTGAAAGGTGGACAGTGCTCTGGATGTGGACGGGGAGCTGCgaggagccccccagcacccagagctCTCTGAGCACGCAGTGTCCGTGCCCATCCCCGCTACCCGCTGTCCCTCCCCACGCGGTggcttccccagcacagcttttccagccctgctctctgtGTGAGCCTCTCTCCTCCCGCTCTCCCCAGCAAGGACTACAAGCGGCACTTCTCCCCGCGGGACCTGCTGGTGTTCTCGGCTCACCCCCTCTTGGTTTATCCCACCCACTACGCCGGGGACAGCAACTGGCTGAGCGACACCGAGACCTCCACCATCTGGGACGACGACTCCAAGCAGACGGGCTGGACGGGCTCACGGAAAACCCTGAGGGACCCACGGGGCAGCGGGGGCTACCTGCGCTCCTCTGCCCATGATGAGCTCTGAGGTTGCTGGATGAGCCTCCCCGGGGGCAGCCAGACCCCCTGCCAGCCCGGCATGAAAACATTGGGTTGCTCACAGTTGCTCCTGCCTGGACCTGCAGGGATGCTCACTACTTTTCCCCGAGGGACCAGGCGTCGGGACTCCGTGGGGAGCATCACTGGTGCCCCCAAGGTGGGATTTATCCCCAGGGCTCTCGGAGAGCCGGTGCCCAgctgggcagaggggctgctggaCCGCTCTGCTGGGGATGTATTTTCCTGGTTTGCCAGCGCTGTCCCGAATGGtgcaaacttctgtttttttttggacatcTCATGTGGATTTGCAGGTGtgggaggaaggcagaaagCCTCCTGCCACCCACCGGGCCTGTCCCTCACCTGTGCTGCGTCTGGGCTGAAGCACAGGGAGGATTAAACCAGACTGTTTGGAGCTGACGTGCCCggctgctgggtgtgctgggcaGCACTGCCCCGCATCGCATCCCAGAgcctgccctggctgtgcttTGGGGTGATTGCTTTGGAAAcgggaaaaagggaaatgaggAACAGTGGGGTGAGAGATAGGGAATGGAGCTGTGTGCTCCTGGGGCAGGACCAGGCCTGGGGTGAAGGCTGGACCCAACAGAGGACCCAGTTTGTACCAATGTGGTGTGCTGATCAGGGTGCTTCTGTGGGGCAGGGGTATGGGGAAAAGCCCCTTCTAGCAAaccagagctgcaggggagaGCCCCATCCCTCCTTGGCAGCCATCGGTGTGCTCCGACCCTCGGTGGGTACCGGTCAGTGATGCTGGTGGCCCCGTGCATCGCTGTCCCCCTGGGGCTGGCGGTGggaggcagccaggaggacCCATTCCTGCggagctctgctctccccaggTACCGCCAATGAAAATGACTTCCCTCGTTTGCGCCGATGCTCTCAGTGGAGGTTTTGACCTTTGGACTGAAGACCTGACACCAGCTTGAGCACTGGGATGTGCAGCTGAGTCCTGCTGGGCTCTGGCATTTGTCAAGTTTGTGGCCAGATTTGGAGGAGGGTGTTTGCTTTTCAAGAGCCTGAGCTTGTTTGGTGTGAAACCTCAGCTCCCTGGAGCGGGTAAATGCTCTGCAGGGCAATGTTTGGTTGAAAACTGAGGTGGAGGAGCAAGTTTCTTAAAAATGCTTCAACTAACTGTAGTCTGGGTGAGTGGGGGGAAACGTGAGCTCCTTGTCAGCCCCCCAGCCTGATGGAGGTGGTGGGGAGGTGGCAAGTGAGCCCCACAGCAGGATGTCTGAAGCCACCAAAATAACGATCCAGGAAAGTGTGATTCAGGGCAGGGTGAACAGCTACACCAGGGGCCTCCTGCAGGAGAACCACCAGCTCCAGGAGGTCACAGAGGGCCTGAAGATCCCAGTGGCTCCCCTGGAGAACAGGGAGCGGGACATGGCCACGTGCAGTCTGCAGTCACAGGGTCCCAGACAGTACGTGCACGGGTGCTGTGGCAGGATGGAGAGCTGATGGGAGGCTGGGGACGCCTTTGCCACATTGCCTATCCCTTGGCTGCAGGTAACCTCGCTGCAGACCTTGCAGCTTGAGGAGCTcttggctgggagctgcagatgGAGAGGGTGAAGGTCTTTTGCCAGCTGGAGCAGatgaaggaagcagcagcagtgctgtggtaCACGTGGCACAGCAAGGGTCCTAGGACATGTTCCAGTGCCCGCTGGGATGCAGGCAAAGAGCCACTGTGCTCTCAGGGCTTGTAGGGCAGGCAGGACGTGCCAAGGAGAGCCCAGGGTCTTTGGGATGCtggagtggtggtggtggggagaagCCATTCTCTGGGCTGCCCGCTCTGGCAAGGGACCTGTAACGGGGCTGGCCAGGAGGAGCCAGAGTTCCTCCAGCTTTCAAAAACTCCAGTGTTTTGGCACAAAAACCCTAACTCAAAAACTATGACGGTACCTCAACCTCCCCACTGCTTGCTCCAGCTCAGTGGGAGTAGACCTCATGAGCTGGTGAGCTAGGAAATTCCAGGCAGCTCTGGCTTTCCATGACACACGGCACTGGGACATGCTGCCGCAGTGCATCCACGAAGCAGGGAACATGCAGGTGAGGATGGGAAGGTGATGTTTGGAAAGCACTGCGTGAGGCTAAAGCCACCAGCAGGGACCTCAGGGAGGGacccaggaggcagcagcccctgcccagccacGCTGCAGTCATGATGGTGCAGAAGGTAGCGATATCTTGGTGCTGTCAGAAGGGCTGGCTGGCCAAACAGCTAAAAAGGgtctcctgccttcctcctgttCATGTCCCTGCTCGGATCCCTTCTGTATGTTGTCCCGATTGTCCCTGCCCTGTGCTCCAGTTTggccctgcagctctccaggtgCACCCAATTTCCCCCAGAACCTCCCTAAGGGCTTCCAACGAGAAACCCTTAGAGCTGCAGCCACCTTCACGGGCCACCCCTTGCAGCACTGGGACTGCCATTGTGGGGACAGAATCCGATGGCACCTGAGTACTAGGGTTCCTGGCAGACATGGAGCTGCCAGCACTGGTCCCAAACAGGCAGCTGAAGGGTGAGGGGACGGTGCTGGGCCATGAGGAGCGGCCCCCATGCCTTCCCTGGGTGTGTGGGGCCCAGCTCCAAGAAACATGAGGCTGGCCGAGGTTTGTGCTGGGCTGCGCCAGGACACCGGGCTCCTGCCAAGCCTGGCGGGGCCGCGAGAGCTGCTTGTTTCCATGTCCGCCGCCCTGCCAAAACGCTGTCTGCCTTGGGGAGGCGGGGGGAAGAgggcaaaagagaaaagagggagaggaaaaggggagagaggggagcagggactTGTCAGCAGCAGAGGGGGGAATGGGAGCTGGGGATGACGAGCCCTGCACTGAGGAGGGGACAGCACCTGTCCCACCAGGACCCCCTCCCACTGCACAGCACTAACACAGGGCTAGACCCCATCATGTCCCCGTGGGGTAAAAGGACAAAATCCCCCACGTTACGCTGCAAGCACCAGGCCACGGGTGGATGCTGAGCCCCTCTCCACAGGGACGTGCCCTGAGGCCAGCCGCCCCCTCACAGGGCACCTCCCCGGCGCCATCTtgttggggggaggggagggggcagccaTCTTGCTCCCGGGCACCGCCGCCATCGTGGTTGTGGGCGGGGGGCGGCATCGTGGGGTCGGGCTGGGCTCCTCCGTGCTGCCTCCTCCACAGCCCTGGGGGTACGGGGGGACCCTTCCCtgtcccttctcccttcctcccagctttgGCCGTGGCTGGGGTGCCCCCCAGGAtgctggctgggggggggatgctcaggaggggctgtggggcagaggagggctgcagggagctgcgtgctgctgcagggggacGCAGAGATGGCTGCCGAGGAGCTGTTTGTGACAGCAGTgcctgaggagcagctggaggccagcagggagagggctctgcagaggatCTTCGGGTCCAGCCACTGCCTGCGCGGCATCGAGCGCCCCAGGGAAGCGGGGCCCTTCGGCGCGGTTGTGCAGGGCAGGATGCGGGAGCAGTaagtgctggggctgctctgcctccgAACATAGTCACAGCTGGGGCACCCGGTACCCGTTACCTGCTCTAactgccttcagcagcactCTGCGTGGGCAGGAGCATGCGGGGTACACAGTCCTCAATATCCCCCCAGCCATCCTCCAGCCCTGTGTGTGTCTCGGCTCTGCCTTTGGAGCCGAGCTCCCTTCGGACCCTGACAGGCTCCACAAGCTCCCACATTTGGCAGCGAGAGCCTGGGCCCAGCTCATggctcttttcttccccacagcTGGCAGAAAGGGCTGGAGTTCTCCTCCTGCGGCCAGTGGGAGGAAGCCATCATCTGCTACACGAAAGCCATCGGCCTGGATCCGCAGCGGGTAGTGGGTCCCAGGGGGCTGGGGACATGCCGGGGAAGGGGAGGCAGTGTTGTGAAGGCTGGCTGTAACACCAGTAACACCAGCAACACCAGCATCTGGTTTCAGGACGTGAAACTGTGGCATTAGCCTCTTGCCAGGCTGATCCTGGGGAGCTTGAGTATTGCTGGGTGGCGGGCAGCAAGGGCTGAGGGTGTCTGtggtgcaggcagagctgtaCGAGCAGCGGGCAGAGgctttcctccagctctgcGACTTCCAGTCGGCCGTTCTGAACCTCAGGAAGGTGCTCGCCTTGGGACCTGCACgggagcagcactgcctggctCGCTTAGCCCTTGTCCTTGACCTACAGGTGAGCTACCACTCCGTCCTCCCTGCCTTCAGCCCTGCCCTGTGGCCACGCTGACAGGCTTTCCCTGCAGGGACGATGTCTGCTGGACCAGGAGCTCTACAGCGAGGCCCTGGAGGCCTTTACGcgagcagctgagctgcagccccaccGCAGGGTGTTTCGCAGGAGGAGGTGAAGCAGCACGAGGCTGTTCAGCTGCGCTGGTCCTGCCGTGGGCTCCCCGCCAGCTGCGCCCCTCTCCTCTTGCAGCATCCTGTGCCTTGCTGCCCTCAACAAGTTCCCCGAGTGCCTCCGGATGCTCAACAGAGACCTGGCGGAGGATGCGAGGAACCCTGACTTGTACGTGCTGCGTGCCTCCTTCTATGAGCACTTCGGGCAGGTACGGCCGCTCCAGTCCCCGAGGGATCCTGGCTGCTCCTCCTGGAGGTGGGGGACGCAGGTGGAAGCTCCAGGTCCTGAGGGATCCCGGCCTCCCGGGCAGCTGTCCCTGTGCCACCAGGACATCCAGCGGGCCCTGGAGCTGGACCCGCAGCACGGAGCCGCCCAGGcgctgcagcagaggctgcgGAGGCGAGGCCTGGAGGCCAAGGCTGAGGCAGTGTCGAAGGCTCTGCGCGGGGACCTGCACGGGGCCCTGCTCAGGATCAGCTTTGCCATCGAGACCAACCCCTTGGCTGCCGAATTCTTCACCCTCAGGTGGCGGACGTGTTACTGCGGCCAGTTGGCCCCGCTGGTGTCCGAGTCTTCATTTCTCTGTCCCTGTGTCGCAGGGGGGCCCTCCTCCGACGGCTGAAGGACTTCGGTGCAGCCTTAAAGGACTTGGCCAAGGCGAGGCAGCTGTGTGCCGACGAGGGCCCGGAGGCTCAGGAGGCTCGGCGGCAGCTGGCGCTCACCTACAACGACCGTGCCGTGCTCTGCTACGCCCGGGGCCGGCTCGATGAGGCTGTGATGCTCCTTGGCGAGGCTCTGCGAGATGAGAGGACAGAGGAGGGGCTCTATGTCAACAGAGGAGGCAAGTGGGGGTCAAAGCAGGGTCCCCAGGGCAAGAACAGGGGCTCAGGGATAGGGCTGGGGTGtcaaagagcagcagcttgTACCTACACAGTGGATGCAGGGAAAGGCCCTGCTCTGGGGTCCTGTGTTAGGGACTGGTGGCTGAAGGTGGTAGTAGGGCTTCTGGGTTCTCTCTTGATCCTGATCCCAGTTCCCAGACAAGAGCTCTGTGCCCCCCAGAGATGCCTTTCCTGTTTCAGCAGTGGGAAGAGGACCAGGAGTGAGGATTTACcactggctgtgctgctccctccccaccagATCTATtcaggggcagggctgggatctGCTGCCCTCTCCCATACCGGGCTGCATCTCCTGGTGGCCGCAGAGCTTTTGCCTAACGATGCTGAAACCTGGGGTGGGCTGAACACGAGGCGTGTGTTTCCCACCGGCACGGAGAGCTCCAGGCAAAggcccagggcagcagccagcccccagctgctccgGGTCACTGAGACGCCGGCACGGCTTCGTTGCAGACTGCTTCCTTCGCCTGGGGGAGCTGGCCCACGCGCTGGCGGATTACCAGCAGGCGCTGGAGCTGAGCCCAGGGAACCTCGGTGTGCAGCGACGTGTTGCGGCAGCGCTGCACGAGCTGGGTCGTCGGGACATGGCGGCGAGGTGAGCAGGAGGGTGGTGCAGCTTCCAGAGGGTCCAGGGAGAGCCCTGTGTGTGCTCCTGTCCCCTCGCAGGTGGTACCAGCAGGCAGAGGCTCGTTTCTCTGCTACCATTGAGCACGACCCCCAGGAAGCTCTGCACCACCTGCACCGGGCCCGCCTGTGCCCACAGAAGGTGCAGAGCACGAGGGAGGACACCTTGCAGAGCCTGTGGCTGGACCCCACGGACAGCGAGGTacggccctgctgctgctcccccctgccctgctcggGGACCAGGCAGTCACTGGCTTGCTGCCTCAGCTGCAGTGCCTGTGCCTGGTGGTTTGGGACAAGCCTGGTGGTTGTGTTCTGCGTCAGggccagcagctggcaccaaGAAACATGAATTGGGGGTCAGGGGTCCTGCTGGGGTACGGGTCCAAGCCAAGCAGCAGTGGTTACAGCCTGGCTGTTACAGCAGTTCTGTGGTAGAGCCATTGGGCAGggctctttcctcctcttcatttttattttcctgtttctttgaaCTTAATACAAGGCAGaagccctcctgcagctggctgcgATGAGGGGAGCGTGTCCCCACACTGCTGTTGCCAAGCGTGGCACTTAGTGGGGCAGCAGCACGGCTCAATAGATCAGGGgcttatttacagaaaaacaaaacaaaaacggGCTCCCTGTCGGGGCAGGTCCCGGGGAGGCTGCCAGATCCTTCGCTGGTGGCACGAGGCAGGTGTTTGGCTGCAGGGGAAAGCTTTTCTGTGCGTGCTGGTACGTCAGGAGGACACCCAGGTCTCGTCTTGTTGCCACTGCAGATCCTTTCCCTCACACACCACCTCTTTCCAAGAACGACTGTGCAGCCTATCCTGAGGAGTGAGACCGGACGCCTCACCCAAGAAACCTTGGAGAAAACGCTTCAGAGCCCTCCAGAACCCACAATTTTGGCCGATGACACCTGGTGTGACAGCAGTAGGTGAGCAGGTTTGTCTCAGGTGCCAgcctgctggcactgcctgctcccagaggggtttgctcagccctgaGCGTGGCAGTTTTGTTTGCTCCGAAGCACTGGGGCCCATTTCAGCTGCCTTCAGAGCTAACTGCTGAATTACTCATGGTGCCAGAGCGGTGACAAGTTGTGTGTGCTACCAGGGCGCAGGGGGTCAGCCTTTACCCAGCCTGTGATGCAGGCTGTGGGCTTGGacaccccagcacccacccagcACCTCGCCTTGGCTGTGTGCTTGCACGGCCacccagcagcttctgctgtgaCCCCCCTGGGGAGCGAGGTGCTGCGTGccttctgcctcctgctctggCACAAGTCCTGGGAACGTGGCCTTGtacacagagctgtgctctgcacaggGGAAAAAGGGCTGCCCGTAGCTGTGGCACAGGCCCCGTGGTGTTCCTGTACCTCTGCTGGCTCCTCTGCAGGGAACATCTGGGCCAGCCACTGCcacttctccttctcccctggGAAAGGCCCCTGTCTTGTTTCCAGTCACCTAATTAGAGACCATCATCTCTGGGCCACCAAATCCCCGAAGTGCTGTTGCATCAGGCAGCCGTGCCCACACAACTGCAAGTCTCCCAAGTCCTCCTGCGATAGCTGCAATTAGGAACCCAAGTAAATGACTCTTCCCCAACTATTTATTTcgtaaaagat harbors:
- the CERCAM gene encoding inactive glycosyltransferase 25 family member 3 isoform X2, producing the protein MLREWLVAVGRDYHSVVWKEAEGPSAYPDELGPKHWSDKRYENLMRLKQEALSYAREQRAHYILYVDTDSILTNNQTLKFLMAQNKSVVAPMLDSQTFYSNFWCGITPQGYYRRTADYFPTKNRQRRGCFAVPMVYATFLIDLRKEAAARLAFYPPHPNYTWAFDDIIVFAYSCQEAGAEVHVCNQQRFGYINVPVKAHQTLEDERVNFVHLTLEAMVDGPPMQRSRHISVPPKPLTKMGFDEIFLINLVRRPDRRQRMLASLRELEIAAHVVDAVDGSTLNSSDIKVLGVDMLPEYYDPFSGRTLTKGEVGCFLSHYSIWKEIVSRGLERSVVFEDDVRFEVSFPARLRRLMEELEGAQQDWDLIYLGRKQVNAEDEAPVEGVRNLVVAGYSYWTLAYAISHRGAQKLLAAEPLSKMLPVDEFLPIMYDKHPNKDYKRHFSPRDLLVFSAHPLLVYPTHYAGDSNWLSDTETSTIWDDDSKQTGWTGSRKTLRDPRGSGGYLRSSAHDEL
- the CERCAM gene encoding inactive glycosyltransferase 25 family member 3 isoform X1 produces the protein MTRLPSCCERSFGSFKLHGASPSEPHSPPSLPQPRGAGSFYSTGKGFCCFFFPRGAAVPPSRCATDHNSDNTTAMLREWLVAVGRDYHSVVWKEAEGPSAYPDELGPKHWSDKRYENLMRLKQEALSYAREQRAHYILYVDTDSILTNNQTLKFLMAQNKSVVAPMLDSQTFYSNFWCGITPQGYYRRTADYFPTKNRQRRGCFAVPMVYATFLIDLRKEAAARLAFYPPHPNYTWAFDDIIVFAYSCQEAGAEVHVCNQQRFGYINVPVKAHQTLEDERVNFVHLTLEAMVDGPPMQRSRHISVPPKPLTKMGFDEIFLINLVRRPDRRQRMLASLRELEIAAHVVDAVDGSTLNSSDIKVLGVDMLPEYYDPFSGRTLTKGEVGCFLSHYSIWKEIVSRGLERSVVFEDDVRFEVSFPARLRRLMEELEGAQQDWDLIYLGRKQVNAEDEAPVEGVRNLVVAGYSYWTLAYAISHRGAQKLLAAEPLSKMLPVDEFLPIMYDKHPNKDYKRHFSPRDLLVFSAHPLLVYPTHYAGDSNWLSDTETSTIWDDDSKQTGWTGSRKTLRDPRGSGGYLRSSAHDEL
- the TTC16 gene encoding tetratricopeptide repeat protein 16, which translates into the protein MAAEELFVTAVPEEQLEASRERALQRIFGSSHCLRGIERPREAGPFGAVVQGRMREHWQKGLEFSSCGQWEEAIICYTKAIGLDPQRAELYEQRAEAFLQLCDFQSAVLNLRKVLALGPAREQHCLARLALVLDLQFPECLRMLNRDLAEDARNPDLYVLRASFYEHFGQVRPLQSPRDPGCSSWRWGTQVEAPGPEGSRPPGQLSLCHQDIQRALELDPQHGAAQALQQRLRRRGLEAKAEAVSKALRGDLHGALLRISFAIETNPLAAEFFTLRGALLRRLKDFGAALKDLAKARQLCADEGPEAQEARRQLALTYNDRAVLCYARGRLDEAVMLLGEALRDERTEEGLYVNRGDCFLRLGELAHALADYQQALELSPGNLGVQRRVAAALHELGRRDMAARWYQQAEARFSATIEHDPQEALHHLHRARLCPQKVQSTREDTLQSLWLDPTDSEILSLTHHLFPRTTVQPILRSETGRLTQETLEKTLQSPPEPTILADDTWCDSSRFPHKWRPQEAQQSWPSQSLRGLTSRRM